In Aeromicrobium sp. A1-2, the DNA window CGGTATGACCACGGTGCTGGACGGCCGGCCGAAGTCCGGGGGGCTGCCCGTGCCATTCGTCTGCGAGGACGATGACGGGGCGCTCGACCACTCGCATGTCGTCAAGCGGCGCGCCATCCTGTGCGCACTGAGTCGCATCTGTGGGATCTGCGGTGATCCGCTGACCCGGCCGATCGCGTTCTTCGGACCGGACAGCGAAGGCGAAGCGGGCCTGTTCACCTTCCCGCCGATGCACGTGTCGTGTGCCCAGGCGGCGCTGGACCTGTTCGTCCCGATCGGGGGCAGCCACCTCGGCCAGGTCGAGCCCCCACTCCGGTGGACCCTGCTCACGACCGGTGGCTTCGACCTGGTCCGACCGACCCGGCGCGGGGGCGTCGTCAGGTTCAGTCCCAACTCGGTCCTCGAGACCCACGCGATCGAGTGACCGCAGGGCGCGGGAGCTGTGGCTCCCGCGCCCCTTGGCGGCTACTTCTGGTCGGGCACTACTTCCAGACGTGCACGTAGTCGATCTGCGTCGTCGCCGGCAGCGGCGTCGAGTCGACCAGGTCGTTGCCCGCGACACCGAGCGCCTGTGTCAGCGCGACGATGAACGGCTGGTCGAACGGAGCAGATCCGGTCAGCGGCGCGAGCGGGCTGATCGCGTGTGTCACGCACACCTGGCCGTCGTAACTGATCGTGATGGCGTTCGCGGTCCACTCCGCGAGGTAGGTGTGGAACGACGAGATGTCGTTGATCAGGCAGTAGTTGTTCGTGACGCTCGGGTCGAGTAGCGAGGTGTTGTAGTGGATGTACGGGATCGCCCGGTCGGGGTACGCGCTGTACCGCTCCGCGATGTCGATCTCACCCGACGCGGGCCACGAGCCGTACTTGGACGCGTCCTCCGGCCACAGCCACAGCGCACTGTGCAGGCCCTGCACCGTGGAGGCCGGGAACTTCGCCCGGATCTCGAAGCGGCCGTAGGCCTGCGCGAACTTGGTGTACGTCGACACCATCCCGCTGGTGTGCTGCGACGTGTAGTCGCCGTACGGGCTCTTGCAGGTGAACGGCGCCGCCTCACGCCTGGTCGTGAGCGACAGCACGCCGCTCGCGACGGAGACGTTGTCGGCGGTGTTGACGAAGCAGTCGCCGCCGCCCTGGAAACCGCTGCCGTCGGTCGTCTGCACGAACCAGTTGTCGGTGTTCAGACTCGTCCCGCTGAACTCGTCGGCGAAGGTGCACTCCCACGCAGTCGTGGCGGTCTTCGGCACGGCTGCGCCACACGACAACGCCGGCGCTGGCGGCGGTGGGGGGGTCGGCTTGCCCCGCTTGCCTCCCCTGGCCGCCTCCGCCGGACTGACGACCGACATGATCAACATCAGCGAAACCACGCCAGCGGCCAAGGCCGCCAGCGGGTGTGTGGATCGACGCTTCATCTGCTACTCCCTCGTGATGTGTGCGCCAGCTGGCCATCTCCCCCGAGACACCCGTACGAACACGTCGATCGACTCCATGCGTCGACGACTCACGAGACGGTCCGCCGAAACCGCACGCGGTGCGGCTCTCCCTTCAGCGGCCCGCCCTTTTCGCGGTTCGATGTGTGCCAGCTCCCTCTGACCAGCGCAACGCTATAGGCCGCAGGACCAGGCCCGAGGCCACATTGAAAATAAAATCATCGGCCAGCCGCAAAGATGGTTCTTCTGGGCCATGCCGTGTCAATCGAGACGATCTGTGCCGATCTGCGTCATGATCGGGAGTGAGCCGCGTCTCACTAGGTGTGGCCGTGGTCGGCGCAGATCTCGGGGCTGACGCCGGCCACTGCCACCCATGACCTGAAGCACGTGACCCGGTCCGTCACAACGCCTGCGCGTGTCGCGCGTCAGACTTCTTGGCAGGACCGTTATGTAGGTCCTGAAGGAGAATCTGATTATGGGAAGACCACCAACCATTCCGGTTGAGACCAAGCAGCGAATCGTGCTGGCCGTCATCGCTGGCGAGATCAGCGTGGCCGAGGCTGCCCGCCGCGAGAAGGTGTCTGAGCAGTCGATCGGACGCTGGAAGGCTGAGTTCCTCGAGGCCGGCAAGACTGCTTTGGCGACCGGCCGAAACGGGCCCACGAGTCGTGAGGAGCAGCTCGAGTCTGAGGTGATTGACCTGACCCAGGCGCTTGGCGAGGCCGCGGTCGAGATACGGGTCTGGAGGAAGTCGGCGGAGGGCCGGTTGGGCCCTTCGAGGACCTCGAGGTGATCAGACAAGAGTCTGGGATGTCGACCGCGAGGTGGTGCAGGACCTTCGACATTCCGGAACGGACCTGGAGCCGTTGGCAGGCCAAAGCCCGAGCGGGCAA includes these proteins:
- a CDS encoding helix-turn-helix domain-containing protein, with translation MGRPPTIPVETKQRIVLAVIAGEISVAEAARREKVSEQSIGRWKAEFLEAGKTALATGRNGPTSREEQLESEVIDLTQALGEAAVEIRVWRKSAEGRLGPSRTSR
- a CDS encoding family 16 glycosylhydrolase, whose product is MKRRSTHPLAALAAGVVSLMLIMSVVSPAEAARGGKRGKPTPPPPPAPALSCGAAVPKTATTAWECTFADEFSGTSLNTDNWFVQTTDGSGFQGGGDCFVNTADNVSVASGVLSLTTRREAAPFTCKSPYGDYTSQHTSGMVSTYTKFAQAYGRFEIRAKFPASTVQGLHSALWLWPEDASKYGSWPASGEIDIAERYSAYPDRAIPYIHYNTSLLDPSVTNNYCLINDISSFHTYLAEWTANAITISYDGQVCVTHAISPLAPLTGSAPFDQPFIVALTQALGVAGNDLVDSTPLPATTQIDYVHVWK